The following are from one region of the Deinococcus sp. Leaf326 genome:
- a CDS encoding single-stranded DNA-binding protein — translation MLQLEFRTDLGAKVTVEVPSPDKLLEVQAYYGARGWTSGEVPSGGYVFPYDNEADFNWSLIGARPFRNSEGEIMVMHRGHAYRRRELEAVDSRKIKLPAAIKYSRGAKNTDPPSVREKADGDFEYVSLCIFRGGKRQERYAGKASLVAQPQANAAD, via the coding sequence ATGTTGCAACTTGAATTCAGGACCGATCTCGGCGCCAAAGTCACCGTCGAGGTGCCCAGCCCCGACAAACTCCTCGAAGTCCAGGCCTATTACGGCGCGCGCGGCTGGACCAGTGGCGAGGTCCCCAGTGGGGGCTACGTGTTCCCCTACGACAACGAAGCCGACTTCAACTGGTCCCTCATCGGTGCGCGGCCATTCAGGAACAGCGAGGGTGAGATCATGGTCATGCACCGTGGGCACGCCTATCGCCGCCGGGAACTCGAAGCGGTGGACAGCCGCAAGATCAAACTTCCGGCCGCCATCAAGTACAGCCGGGGGGCCAAGAACACCGACCCCCCCAGCGTGCGGGAGAAGGCCGACGGCGACTTCGAGTACGTCTCGCTGTGCATCTTCCGAGGCGGCAAGCGCCAGGAGCGGTACGCCGGGAAGGCGAGCCTGGTCGCCCAGCCGCAGGCCAACGCTGCTGATTGA
- a CDS encoding UvrD-helicase domain-containing protein yields the protein MSLFEHIDNARSRAARTKKSKPLPEPDTYQRVIRDDFRAGLRAMCVDAAPGSGKTTLLQMLAEIILQDELLPEGEKAVFLAFNTKIVKALKKVLPDIFDIRTVNSLGQLICKENIEGLQFEPKKYEDLIRRIVDDEKIPSPAKRRDLLERLTACTELHVGHNLGLNIPRDEWIEVMIGVDAPVLGAETALYQLTLRVLRQGLKILQDEKIVSFLDQTLAPSVFGWRLAQPYRYLLVDELQDLDRASLSLLQAATTPESRIVGVGDQRQSLYSFKGADANAIDHFAELFGAERRPLSICYRCPANHVAFAAPYTDNIEPAPQAVDGVLEDIEHDDLIRRAQIGDLILCRENAPLVTVCYDLIRQGTPALIQGRDLSRTLVAFARDAATWDGQKVDRTKASDGLALVEMFEKINAYGEFLYKKMLRRAERDGRPADMQLAGLADKISVLSLVLEQGGAQTLGELIDDIRRLFRGKPEESVVLATIHGAKGLEADHIYIVAPELLPHPRAKTPQAQEAERCVMLVAFTRARKSLRIVRPQDGEDPGSLIPEALVRHEETVTAQAS from the coding sequence ATGAGCCTCTTCGAGCACATCGACAACGCCCGTTCGCGGGCCGCCCGCACCAAGAAGAGCAAGCCCCTCCCCGAACCCGACACCTATCAACGGGTCATCCGGGACGACTTCCGGGCTGGTCTGCGCGCCATGTGTGTGGACGCCGCACCTGGCAGCGGCAAGACCACCCTGCTCCAGATGCTCGCGGAGATCATCCTCCAGGACGAGCTCCTCCCCGAGGGCGAGAAGGCCGTATTCCTGGCCTTCAACACGAAAATCGTCAAAGCCCTGAAGAAGGTCCTGCCCGACATCTTCGACATCCGCACGGTGAACAGCCTCGGCCAGCTCATCTGCAAGGAGAACATCGAAGGCCTGCAGTTCGAGCCGAAAAAGTACGAGGACCTCATCCGGCGCATCGTGGACGACGAGAAGATTCCCTCGCCCGCCAAACGCCGGGACCTGCTCGAGCGTCTCACGGCCTGCACCGAGCTCCACGTGGGGCACAACCTGGGCCTGAACATCCCCCGCGACGAGTGGATCGAGGTCATGATCGGCGTGGACGCCCCGGTCCTGGGCGCGGAGACCGCGCTGTACCAACTCACCCTGCGCGTGCTGCGGCAGGGACTGAAGATACTCCAGGACGAAAAGATCGTCAGCTTCCTCGATCAGACCCTCGCACCGAGCGTCTTCGGTTGGCGGCTCGCCCAGCCTTACCGCTACCTCCTGGTGGATGAGCTTCAGGACCTCGACCGGGCCAGCCTCAGCCTCCTGCAGGCGGCCACCACGCCGGAGAGTCGCATCGTGGGTGTAGGCGACCAGCGCCAGTCGCTCTACTCGTTCAAGGGCGCCGACGCCAACGCCATTGACCACTTCGCCGAGCTGTTCGGGGCTGAGCGCCGGCCCCTGTCCATCTGCTACCGCTGCCCAGCCAATCACGTCGCCTTCGCCGCGCCCTACACCGACAACATCGAACCCGCGCCCCAGGCGGTCGACGGTGTGCTGGAGGACATCGAGCACGACGACCTCATCCGCCGCGCCCAGATTGGAGACCTGATCCTGTGCCGGGAGAACGCGCCCCTCGTGACCGTCTGCTATGACCTCATCCGTCAGGGCACCCCCGCACTCATCCAGGGCCGGGACCTCTCCCGGACGCTCGTGGCCTTCGCCCGGGACGCAGCCACCTGGGACGGGCAGAAGGTGGACCGTACGAAAGCCAGTGACGGCCTGGCCCTCGTGGAGATGTTCGAGAAGATCAACGCCTACGGAGAGTTCCTGTACAAGAAGATGCTGCGCCGGGCTGAGCGCGATGGGCGGCCGGCTGACATGCAACTTGCCGGCCTCGCCGACAAGATCTCCGTGCTCAGTCTGGTGCTCGAGCAGGGCGGGGCACAGACCCTCGGGGAACTGATCGACGACATCCGCCGCCTATTCCGGGGCAAGCCCGAGGAGAGCGTCGTCCTAGCGACCATCCACGGCGCCAAGGGGCTGGAAGCCGACCACATCTACATCGTTGCTCCAGAACTGCTGCCGCATCCGCGAGCCAAGACGCCGCAGGCACAGGAAGCCGAGCGGTGCGTGATGCTCGTCGCGTTCACTCGCGCCCGCAAAAGCCTGCGGATCGTCCGCCCCCAGGACGGCGAGGACCCCGGCAGCCTCATTCCCGAAGCGCTCGTCCGCCACGAAGAGACCGTCACCGCCCAGGCCAGCTAA
- a CDS encoding protease inhibitor I42 family protein, whose amino-acid sequence MNKTHFSSVILSAGLLLSACAPTLSAPAQLVTYRCDNDISLQAFYGNQNQVTLTLTNRMLTLPLTVSADGARYSDGARTWWTRGSQGNLQERGLTTAANCQDTAAPVPFPTPTQTVTLTPADAQRTTAVVVGSTITLRFPANLTTGYRYEIQPTLGQNVLKQTGSTQENGRSGLIGAPGTQTFTFQAASIGTGIITVVKRSPSGEITETLKFLIAVNYVGKV is encoded by the coding sequence ATGAATAAAACCCACTTCTCCTCGGTCATTTTGAGTGCTGGACTCCTCTTGAGCGCCTGTGCGCCCACACTTTCCGCTCCAGCACAGTTGGTGACGTACCGTTGTGACAATGACATTTCTCTACAAGCCTTCTATGGCAACCAGAATCAGGTCACGCTGACCCTGACCAATCGAATGTTGACCCTGCCACTCACGGTCTCCGCAGATGGAGCCCGTTACAGTGACGGGGCCCGCACGTGGTGGACCCGTGGATCACAGGGCAATCTGCAGGAGAGAGGACTGACAACGGCCGCCAATTGCCAGGACACAGCCGCACCTGTCCCCTTTCCGACACCGACCCAGACGGTGACGTTGACACCTGCCGATGCTCAGCGAACAACAGCTGTCGTGGTGGGGAGCACAATCACCCTGCGGTTCCCCGCGAATCTGACGACGGGCTACCGCTACGAAATCCAGCCTACCCTGGGCCAGAACGTCTTGAAACAGACTGGGAGCACGCAGGAGAATGGACGGAGTGGCTTGATTGGGGCGCCAGGCACGCAGACCTTTACTTTTCAAGCAGCGAGCATTGGTACAGGGATCATCACTGTAGTGAAGAGAAGTCCATCAGGCGAGATCACAGAAACACTCAAGTTTTTGATTGCAGTCAACTACGTTGGTAAGGTCTAG
- a CDS encoding type II toxin-antitoxin system VapC family toxin produces the protein MITCVDTNVISALLRDEPGAVLLGGQLIQAAAQGSLCVHASVYAELLAAPDMRAEHLEAFLKSVPIEVDWNTSVSMWTAASSAYRAYSRRRRESGGGLPRRLLIDFLIGAHAQQLGAVLFTLDPQHYRQGFPKLLLL, from the coding sequence ATGATCACCTGCGTCGACACGAACGTCATCAGCGCCCTGCTCCGCGATGAGCCGGGCGCAGTCCTTTTGGGAGGGCAGCTCATCCAGGCCGCTGCGCAAGGCTCCCTCTGCGTCCATGCCAGTGTGTACGCCGAACTCCTGGCCGCCCCTGACATGCGGGCCGAGCATCTGGAGGCCTTCCTGAAGTCCGTGCCTATCGAGGTGGACTGGAACACGTCCGTGAGCATGTGGACCGCCGCATCCTCGGCTTACCGTGCCTACAGCCGCCGCCGTCGAGAGAGCGGGGGAGGCCTTCCCCGGCGACTGCTGATCGATTTCCTGATCGGGGCACATGCGCAGCAACTCGGCGCGGTCCTGTTCACCCTCGATCCTCAGCACTACCGTCAGGGCTTTCCCAAACTCCTGTTGCTTTAG
- the recQ gene encoding DNA helicase RecQ encodes MTGPALPQALEVLQRVWGYNEFRGVQGDIVRTVAEGGNALVLMPTGGGKSLCYQLPSLLRPGVGIVVSPLIALMKDQVDTLRQLGVRAAYLNSTLSPAAARTVEQAVLTGRLDLLYIAPERLLLPRTLEWLHRAQIALFAVDEAHCVSQWGHDFRPEYQQLSVLTAEFPEVPRIALTATADDRTRADIRQVLGLQRAPEFVSSFDRPNIQYRVADKSTPKQQLLEFIQAEHLGDAGVIYCLSRRSVEETAEWLQEQGLPVVAYHAGMPPQDRSRAQERFLNEEGLIVVATVAFGMGIDKPNVRFVAHLDLPKSMEGYYQETGRAGRDGLPSTAWMVYGLADVVNVRRMLADSDAPEDVKRIEAGKLDALLTYCEAATCRRQLLLSYFGETLPEPCGNCDVCLNPPTVRDMTQEAQMALSAAIRTGNRYGSAYLTDILLGKDNDKNKRHRHLPTYGVGKGHDVKVWRSVLRQLVSLGYLTAGPYQGLMVTGRARGILRGEVQLLLREDTVKPRTSKRERAQATRVAIGAHDRPLFLALRAWRAERAGQLKVPPYVIFSDATLKAVAELRPGSLQTLSTISGIGERRLAEYGSEVLRIVRSGVHEEQRRPRGTVQAHEFGLVPQDITWETLAMPRLSETPPPLLTVQEEVRVPVKPERPVERAQVEAPPAVVTAPVEPGVVREVQQERTPPAPTALASPTLPSPALAPAALKASIEPPEVSGPQPHPAVMTALQELRRELARETGYAAYVVFPNATLTALATRLPRTMAELVGLPGLGAKRIEAYGESMLDAINTELDD; translated from the coding sequence ATGACGGGTCCTGCACTTCCCCAGGCGTTGGAGGTTCTGCAGCGAGTCTGGGGGTACAACGAATTTCGGGGCGTGCAGGGTGACATCGTGCGGACGGTCGCCGAGGGTGGGAATGCCCTGGTCCTCATGCCCACCGGCGGGGGCAAGAGCTTGTGCTACCAACTGCCCAGCCTCCTGCGGCCTGGGGTCGGGATCGTCGTCTCGCCCCTGATCGCGCTGATGAAGGACCAGGTGGACACGTTGCGCCAGCTGGGCGTGCGGGCGGCATACCTGAACTCGACCCTCTCCCCTGCGGCTGCCCGGACGGTCGAGCAGGCCGTCCTCACGGGGCGTCTGGACCTGCTCTACATTGCGCCCGAGCGACTCCTTCTGCCCCGTACATTGGAGTGGCTGCACCGGGCGCAGATTGCCCTGTTCGCGGTGGATGAGGCGCACTGCGTCTCTCAGTGGGGGCATGACTTCCGGCCGGAGTACCAGCAGCTCAGCGTCCTGACGGCGGAGTTTCCTGAAGTGCCCCGGATCGCGCTGACGGCGACGGCCGACGACCGGACCCGGGCAGATATTCGGCAGGTTCTCGGGCTTCAGCGGGCCCCGGAGTTCGTCTCCAGCTTCGACCGGCCGAACATTCAGTACCGGGTCGCCGACAAGTCGACGCCCAAACAGCAGTTGCTGGAGTTCATTCAGGCCGAGCACCTGGGGGATGCGGGGGTTATCTACTGTCTCTCCCGGCGATCGGTGGAGGAAACGGCGGAGTGGCTCCAAGAGCAAGGCCTGCCGGTGGTGGCCTATCACGCCGGGATGCCCCCACAGGATCGGAGCCGAGCGCAGGAGCGCTTCCTGAACGAGGAAGGGCTGATCGTGGTGGCCACGGTGGCGTTCGGCATGGGGATCGACAAGCCGAACGTGCGGTTCGTGGCGCACCTCGATCTGCCCAAGAGCATGGAGGGCTACTACCAGGAGACGGGTCGGGCCGGGCGTGACGGCCTGCCGAGTACCGCCTGGATGGTCTATGGCTTGGCCGACGTGGTGAACGTGCGCCGGATGCTCGCGGACAGTGACGCGCCCGAGGACGTGAAGCGCATCGAGGCGGGCAAGCTCGATGCCCTGCTGACCTACTGCGAGGCGGCGACGTGCCGGCGGCAACTGCTGCTCTCCTACTTCGGGGAGACGCTCCCAGAGCCCTGTGGGAACTGCGATGTGTGCCTGAACCCGCCCACGGTGCGGGACATGACCCAGGAGGCACAGATGGCGCTCTCGGCGGCGATTCGAACGGGAAACCGGTACGGGTCGGCGTACCTGACGGACATCCTGTTGGGGAAGGACAACGACAAGAACAAGCGGCATCGGCACTTGCCCACCTATGGCGTGGGGAAGGGCCACGACGTGAAGGTCTGGCGGAGCGTGCTGCGGCAGCTGGTGAGCCTGGGGTACCTGACGGCCGGGCCGTACCAGGGGCTGATGGTGACCGGGCGGGCCCGGGGCATTCTCCGGGGAGAGGTACAGCTGCTGCTGCGCGAGGACACCGTGAAGCCTCGTACGTCTAAGCGCGAGCGGGCGCAGGCGACACGGGTGGCGATCGGCGCCCACGACCGGCCGCTGTTCCTGGCCTTGCGGGCGTGGCGAGCGGAGCGGGCCGGGCAACTGAAGGTGCCGCCCTACGTGATCTTCAGTGACGCGACGTTGAAGGCGGTCGCGGAGTTGCGCCCCGGCAGCCTGCAGACGCTGAGCACGATCAGCGGAATCGGGGAGCGCCGACTAGCGGAGTACGGGTCGGAGGTGTTGCGGATCGTGCGCTCTGGGGTGCACGAGGAGCAACGGCGGCCGCGGGGGACCGTGCAGGCGCATGAGTTTGGCCTGGTGCCCCAGGACATCACGTGGGAGACCCTCGCAATGCCTCGGTTATCAGAGACGCCCCCGCCACTGCTGACCGTGCAGGAGGAAGTGCGGGTTCCGGTAAAACCCGAGCGTCCTGTGGAACGCGCTCAGGTGGAGGCGCCGCCCGCTGTGGTCACTGCACCTGTGGAGCCCGGTGTTGTCCGTGAGGTGCAGCAGGAGCGAACTCCTCCGGCTCCGACGGCATTAGCATCTCCAACGCTGCCGTCTCCCGCGCTGGCGCCAGCGGCCCTCAAGGCGTCTATCGAACCGCCCGAGGTCAGTGGCCCTCAGCCACATCCGGCCGTGATGACGGCCTTACAGGAGTTGCGGCGGGAGCTGGCGCGAGAGACAGGGTATGCGGCGTATGTCGTGTTCCCGAATGCCACGCTGACAGCCCTGGCGACCCGCTTGCCGCGCACGATGGCTGAACTGGTGGGCTTGCCTGGACTGGGGGCAAAGCGGATCGAGGCGTACGGGGAAAGCATGCTCGACGCGATCAATACGGAGTTGGATGATTGA
- the topA gene encoding type I DNA topoisomerase: MPLLIVESPKKAKQIASYLGRDWTVKACFGHVRDLPATKADIPEKYRDQAWARLGINVDAGYTPLYVARAKTGVLTDLRAATKAAGGDVYLASDPDREGESIAWHLSVVLGLKDARRVTYQEVTKTAIQKAIQNPRPINLALVAAQESRRILDRLAGYGVSPLLWDAIGGPQSAGRVQSAALMLLAQREQSRLSFIPSAYWRVTARVGTTPPFNASVQAIRGLPLATAASFTAQGQLKEGLEVAQLDAQKAEGLRGYLEGREAEITSIEVSPITRRPPPPFTTSSLQQAAGARLHLGVETVTRAAQSLYEQGLVTYIRTDSPALSDEALQLARAAVAERFGEDALSPSPRQYATRNSNAQEAHEAIRPAGAFLAPEATGLNGDELALYTLIYTRTVASQMQDALGEKTTITLQAGVVTLGATGTRLTRRGFTALYDDDQKDEDDQALPALTVGQRAPLSGVKAEEKKSSAPARFSEGSFVQLMEKAGIGRPSTYASTLKTLLSRNYVAIRARKLHVTPLGLCVALYLLKQLPQLVDARFTAQMEQDLDAIANGELKRLDYLDRVWRDALKPAIAGAQRTSPRIKVPGREAVFEVRDGQVTLRTAEGAALLPVELLPEDLDERSIPALLAGTWKPGAKSTRRTEESPGRAPTAPAKRKGSTTPRKKRDSTASPRKKASTSGTPSRRKS; this comes from the coding sequence ATGCCACTCCTGATCGTCGAATCCCCCAAGAAAGCCAAGCAGATCGCCTCCTACCTCGGCCGGGACTGGACCGTCAAGGCCTGCTTCGGCCACGTGCGTGACCTCCCCGCCACCAAGGCCGACATCCCTGAGAAGTACCGCGATCAGGCCTGGGCTCGTCTCGGCATCAATGTCGACGCCGGGTACACCCCCCTGTACGTCGCCCGCGCCAAGACCGGGGTCCTCACCGACCTGCGCGCCGCGACCAAGGCCGCTGGAGGAGACGTCTACCTCGCCTCCGACCCCGACCGGGAAGGGGAGAGCATCGCCTGGCACCTCAGCGTCGTTCTCGGCCTCAAGGACGCCCGCCGAGTCACGTACCAGGAAGTCACCAAGACCGCCATCCAGAAGGCTATTCAGAACCCCCGCCCGATCAACCTCGCGCTCGTGGCCGCCCAGGAGAGCCGGCGCATCCTCGACCGCCTCGCAGGGTATGGAGTCTCACCGCTCCTGTGGGACGCCATCGGGGGCCCACAGTCTGCCGGGCGAGTCCAGTCTGCCGCGCTCATGCTGCTCGCTCAACGCGAACAGTCCCGCCTGAGCTTCATCCCCTCGGCCTACTGGCGCGTGACGGCCCGTGTGGGCACTACGCCCCCCTTCAACGCGAGCGTGCAGGCCATTCGGGGTCTCCCGCTAGCCACGGCTGCCAGCTTCACTGCCCAGGGTCAGCTCAAGGAAGGCCTCGAGGTCGCCCAGCTCGATGCCCAGAAGGCTGAAGGCCTGCGCGGGTATCTGGAAGGCCGAGAAGCGGAGATCACGAGCATCGAGGTCAGCCCCATTACCCGACGGCCACCGCCCCCCTTCACGACCTCCAGCTTGCAGCAGGCCGCCGGTGCCCGGCTGCATCTGGGCGTCGAGACCGTCACCCGCGCGGCCCAGTCGCTCTATGAGCAGGGTCTGGTGACCTACATCCGCACGGACAGCCCGGCGCTCTCCGACGAGGCCTTGCAGCTCGCCCGCGCGGCCGTCGCTGAGCGCTTCGGCGAGGACGCCCTGTCCCCAAGTCCCCGACAGTACGCCACCCGCAACTCGAATGCCCAGGAGGCCCATGAGGCCATCCGACCCGCCGGCGCCTTCCTCGCCCCGGAAGCCACCGGCCTGAACGGCGACGAGCTTGCGCTCTACACCCTGATCTACACCCGCACCGTTGCCAGTCAGATGCAGGACGCCCTCGGCGAGAAGACCACCATCACCCTTCAGGCCGGCGTGGTCACGCTGGGCGCGACGGGCACCCGCCTGACCCGGCGCGGCTTCACCGCCCTGTACGACGATGACCAGAAGGACGAGGACGATCAGGCCCTCCCCGCCCTCACGGTGGGGCAGCGCGCGCCCCTCAGCGGCGTCAAGGCGGAGGAGAAGAAGAGCAGCGCCCCCGCCCGCTTCAGCGAGGGCAGTTTCGTGCAGCTCATGGAAAAGGCCGGCATCGGTCGCCCGAGCACCTATGCCAGCACGCTCAAGACCCTGCTGAGCCGCAACTATGTGGCGATCCGCGCCCGCAAGCTGCACGTCACGCCTCTGGGGCTGTGTGTGGCCCTGTACCTCCTGAAGCAGCTTCCGCAACTCGTCGACGCCCGGTTCACCGCGCAGATGGAGCAGGACCTCGACGCCATAGCAAACGGGGAACTGAAGCGCCTCGACTACCTCGACCGGGTGTGGCGTGATGCGCTGAAGCCCGCCATCGCGGGTGCTCAGCGCACCTCGCCGCGGATCAAGGTCCCTGGCCGCGAGGCCGTCTTCGAGGTCCGGGACGGTCAGGTCACCCTGCGCACCGCTGAAGGGGCCGCGCTGCTGCCCGTCGAGTTGCTGCCCGAGGATCTCGACGAGCGCAGCATCCCCGCTCTCCTTGCCGGCACCTGGAAGCCCGGCGCCAAGAGTACGCGCCGAACCGAGGAAAGCCCGGGTCGTGCCCCGACCGCGCCGGCCAAGCGCAAGGGCAGCACGACCCCCCGGAAGAAACGCGACAGCACCGCCAGCCCCCGGAAGAAGGCCAGCACCTCGGGCACCCCCTCCAGGCGGAAGTCCTGA
- a CDS encoding helix-turn-helix transcriptional regulator, producing MTTPPTVSRHRPGQNRRHILDCLHAGRPALFETEHRLWGAKISRLTGLPKGAVYYMLRQMVKAGTLIAEQAALGDIWRDPATKQVDSS from the coding sequence TTGACCACCCCACCGACCGTCTCGCGTCACCGCCCCGGCCAGAACCGGCGACACATTCTGGACTGTCTCCACGCCGGGCGGCCCGCCCTCTTCGAAACCGAACACCGACTCTGGGGTGCCAAGATCAGCCGCCTGACTGGGCTTCCCAAGGGCGCGGTGTACTACATGCTCCGCCAGATGGTCAAAGCCGGCACCCTGATCGCCGAACAAGCAGCTTTGGGGGATATATGGCGCGATCCAGCGACTAAGCAAGTAGACAGCAGTTGA